In the Planktothrix serta PCC 8927 genome, one interval contains:
- a CDS encoding RNA-guided endonuclease TnpB family protein, with translation MTKITRTIKLKFVELNRCKALMFEQMTEENTRIANKLLSLPIKERRKMTTAKIMSELKSALVNQVIRHTTSPTGRKTKRYKVLPVEVNNQNWKLTQKGSTYSISFPTLKGEKRIPIEVASPHWQPVLDGLLEGTIQGGSFKLIKHRNKWYAYLSITEDVPEVKTEKRLGCDRGQNNLAVVAPKEGFGKFFKGHSVKHRRRYFQQRRQQLQEAKKFRALKKWNKKERRWMDAINHTVSRRIVRFAEYHNADVVIEDLEGCRKTMKQSQKSRSDSGESRHNWSYYSLEQKLNYKLALKGLKLIKRPAPYTSKSCSTCGVIGKRNRHDFNCPNGHYHNSDLNAARNLSQWDGFSCDLNLHQRCFCNGFIRFKLWGAWHTPELGEYG, from the coding sequence ATGACTAAGATAACTCGGACGATTAAACTAAAATTCGTGGAGCTTAACCGTTGTAAAGCTCTTATGTTTGAGCAAATGACGGAAGAAAACACGCGAATTGCTAACAAGTTGTTGTCATTGCCAATTAAAGAACGGCGTAAAATGACAACAGCTAAAATCATGTCCGAGTTAAAATCTGCCTTGGTTAATCAAGTTATCCGACATACCACATCACCCACAGGTCGTAAAACCAAACGATATAAAGTTCTTCCTGTGGAAGTTAACAACCAAAACTGGAAGTTAACTCAAAAAGGGAGTACCTATTCAATTAGTTTCCCAACCCTCAAAGGTGAAAAAAGAATCCCCATTGAAGTTGCATCCCCTCATTGGCAACCCGTTTTAGATGGATTGTTAGAGGGAACAATTCAAGGAGGTTCTTTTAAATTGATTAAACATCGAAATAAGTGGTATGCCTATCTGTCAATTACTGAGGATGTTCCCGAAGTTAAGACGGAGAAAAGATTGGGGTGTGACCGAGGGCAGAATAATTTAGCGGTAGTTGCACCAAAAGAAGGTTTCGGCAAGTTCTTTAAAGGTCACAGCGTTAAGCATCGAAGACGCTATTTTCAACAAAGAAGGCAACAACTTCAAGAAGCTAAGAAGTTTCGAGCTTTAAAGAAATGGAACAAAAAAGAGCGACGATGGATGGATGCAATTAACCATACCGTTAGTCGTAGAATTGTTCGTTTTGCCGAATACCATAATGCTGATGTTGTTATTGAGGATTTAGAGGGATGTCGTAAAACTATGAAACAGAGCCAGAAATCTCGCTCTGATTCCGGTGAATCTCGACATAATTGGTCTTATTATTCTTTGGAGCAAAAACTTAATTATAAGTTGGCTCTTAAAGGATTAAAACTAATCAAAAGACCTGCACCGTATACTTCTAAATCTTGTTCAACTTGTGGTGTTATTGGTAAGAGAAATCGGCACGATTTTAATTGCCCTAATGGTCACTACCATAACTCTGATTTGAATGCTGCACGAAATCTATCTCAATGGGATGGTTTCTCATGTGATTTAAACCTACACCAGAGATGCTTCTGTAATGGATTCATCCGGTTTAAATTATGGGGCGCTTGGCACACCCCCGAACTCGGTGAATACGGTTAA
- a CDS encoding ion transporter — MSDHLEKIPSPPNLDVLEKARKNVAFYLDDINTPIGKLVNLTLTGLILTSLASFIAQTYPISSLVHSRLESLDFIILITFTIEYLLRFWAADNKKQFVLHPLSIIDLVIIIQGYLRFLNFNYLRIFRWFRILRLIRFIDVKISIFRIKTEDGIILARIIFTLLTIIFVFSGLIYQVEHPVNPEVYKTFLDAVYFSVVTMTTVGFGDVTPLSAMGRLLTILMILTGIALIPWQLGDLIKQLVKTANHIELVCSGCGWSVHDNDARFCKRCGTPLND; from the coding sequence ATGTCTGACCACTTAGAAAAAATTCCCTCCCCACCTAACTTAGATGTTTTAGAAAAAGCTCGAAAGAACGTTGCTTTTTATTTAGACGATATTAACACTCCTATCGGAAAACTGGTTAATTTAACCTTAACCGGGTTAATTTTAACCTCCTTAGCCAGTTTTATCGCTCAAACTTATCCGATTTCAAGCTTAGTTCATTCTCGTTTAGAATCCTTAGATTTTATTATCTTAATTACTTTTACTATTGAGTATTTATTGCGATTTTGGGCGGCTGACAATAAAAAACAATTCGTTTTACATCCTCTATCTATTATTGATTTAGTTATTATTATTCAAGGTTATCTCAGATTTTTAAATTTTAATTATTTACGAATATTTAGATGGTTTAGAATCCTGCGATTAATTCGATTTATTGATGTTAAAATCTCAATTTTTCGGATTAAAACTGAAGATGGAATAATTTTAGCTCGGATTATTTTCACCCTGTTAACAATTATTTTTGTGTTTTCCGGTTTAATTTATCAAGTCGAACACCCTGTTAACCCAGAAGTCTATAAAACCTTCTTAGATGCGGTTTATTTTTCCGTTGTCACCATGACAACCGTAGGCTTTGGGGATGTGACTCCCTTGTCAGCAATGGGACGACTTTTAACCATTTTAATGATATTAACAGGGATCGCTTTAATTCCTTGGCAATTGGGAGATTTAATTAAACAATTAGTCAAAACAGCTAATCATATTGAACTCGTTTGTTCAGGATGTGGGTGGTCAGTTCATGATAACGATGCTCGATTTTGTAAACGATGTGGGACTCCATTAAATGATTGA
- a CDS encoding PP2C family protein-serine/threonine phosphatase: protein MKIIYFLKPAISMINKLKYPQKFALISCIFIIPLSLMMYLLISEVQSRIDFAAQEKLGNIYLRPLRQLYPKVYQAQLLMANPNFSPEDQTQLEQLKLEISDQIKVLEKMDQKIGYQLLTRDLFRELKESWRTLEENQKIWSLQTQKVYISIILEQINQLRFQVGDQSNLILDPDLDTYYLMDTTLLKLPEIHKILVDILLITQEISQREQQELTQKEYWTITTLSGLLTNYNDKLKRALEVSFEHNPPGNLRPKLEADLNLLTDNIKTLNSGLIDVIRTGDTTNMPQYFKDAEINIQQSLMLWDQTIDELDFLLQRRIDGFLHRQIFLFILVLIPLLIVIYLFIGFYQSVMQTVNSLSIASQKMIAGEMNETLHLENQDELAEVAKSFNNLAVALVTANQEITSLNQQLTSENLRMSAELQVTRQLQKMILPNERELAEIVHLDIAGYMEPADEVGGDYYDVMYNNGMVKIGIGDVTGHGLESGVLMLMVQTAVRTLITNNETDPIHFLTTLNRVIYDNVQRMRSDKNLTFSLIDYYNGVLSICGQHEEMIVVRSHSKSDPEDHPVIERVDTMDLGFPIGLEADITDFIGSVNIKLNSGDGVVLYTDGITEAENDQGQFYSLERLCEIVKQNWHLTAAEIRQGVINDVRSHIGKHKVYDDITLIVLKQK, encoded by the coding sequence ATGAAAATCATTTATTTTTTAAAACCCGCTATTTCTATGATTAATAAACTTAAATATCCTCAGAAATTTGCTTTAATTAGCTGTATTTTTATTATTCCTTTGAGTTTAATGATGTATCTGCTAATTTCTGAAGTTCAGAGTCGGATTGATTTTGCGGCTCAGGAAAAGTTAGGAAATATCTATCTCCGTCCCCTGCGTCAACTTTATCCCAAAGTCTATCAAGCTCAATTGTTGATGGCTAACCCTAATTTTAGTCCTGAAGATCAGACTCAGTTAGAACAACTCAAACTAGAAATTTCCGATCAGATTAAAGTTTTGGAGAAAATGGATCAAAAAATCGGATATCAATTATTAACCCGTGATTTGTTTCGAGAATTGAAAGAGAGTTGGAGAACCTTAGAAGAAAATCAGAAGATTTGGAGCTTACAAACTCAAAAAGTCTATATTTCTATTATTTTAGAACAAATAAATCAACTCCGGTTTCAAGTGGGAGATCAATCTAATTTAATTCTTGACCCAGATTTAGATACCTATTATTTAATGGATACTACTTTGTTAAAATTACCAGAAATTCATAAAATTTTAGTGGATATTCTGTTAATTACTCAAGAAATTAGCCAACGGGAACAACAGGAGTTAACTCAAAAAGAATATTGGACAATTACCACCCTTTCAGGATTATTAACGAATTATAATGACAAACTCAAACGCGCACTAGAGGTTTCTTTTGAGCATAATCCGCCGGGAAATTTGCGTCCAAAACTGGAGGCTGATCTGAATTTACTCACCGATAATATTAAGACTCTCAATAGTGGACTAATTGATGTGATTCGCACAGGAGACACTACCAATATGCCACAGTATTTTAAAGACGCTGAAATCAATATTCAACAAAGTTTGATGTTATGGGATCAGACCATTGATGAATTAGATTTTTTATTACAGCGTCGTATTGACGGTTTTCTGCATCGACAAATCTTTCTCTTTATCTTGGTTTTGATTCCGTTATTAATAGTCATTTATCTATTTATTGGATTTTATCAATCCGTTATGCAAACTGTCAATAGTCTCAGTATTGCTTCTCAAAAAATGATTGCGGGAGAAATGAATGAAACCCTACATTTGGAGAATCAAGATGAATTAGCAGAAGTGGCTAAATCCTTTAATAATCTTGCTGTTGCTTTAGTCACAGCCAATCAAGAAATTACCTCTCTAAACCAGCAGTTAACCTCGGAAAATCTTCGCATGAGTGCGGAGTTACAAGTTACTCGTCAATTGCAAAAAATGATTTTACCCAATGAGCGGGAACTGGCAGAAATTGTACATTTAGATATTGCGGGTTATATGGAACCTGCGGACGAAGTGGGAGGAGATTATTATGATGTGATGTATAATAATGGTATGGTTAAAATTGGCATTGGAGATGTCACCGGACATGGGTTAGAATCGGGGGTTTTAATGTTAATGGTACAAACAGCAGTCCGAACTTTAATCACGAATAATGAAACCGATCCGATTCATTTTTTAACCACATTAAATCGGGTGATTTATGATAATGTTCAACGCATGAGATCCGATAAAAATTTAACCTTTTCGTTAATTGATTATTATAATGGAGTTTTAAGCATTTGCGGTCAACATGAAGAAATGATTGTGGTGCGTTCACACTCTAAATCTGATCCCGAAGATCATCCCGTTATCGAAAGAGTGGATACGATGGATTTAGGTTTTCCCATTGGTTTAGAAGCGGATATTACTGATTTTATTGGGTCTGTTAATATTAAATTAAATTCCGGGGATGGTGTGGTTCTCTATACCGATGGAATTACGGAAGCTGAAAATGATCAAGGTCAATTTTATTCTTTGGAAAGACTTTGTGAAATTGTTAAACAAAATTGGCATTTAACCGCAGCAGAAATTCGTCAAGGGGTGATTAATGATGTGCGATCGCATATTGGCAAACATAAAGTGTATGATGATATTACTTTAATTGTTTTAAAACAAAAATAA